Proteins co-encoded in one Arachis hypogaea cultivar Tifrunner chromosome 13, arahy.Tifrunner.gnm2.J5K5, whole genome shotgun sequence genomic window:
- the LOC112792496 gene encoding uncharacterized protein isoform X5, which produces MHIGLARHKIQETPKETEEIVQNLMQDEDLVPADSSDEFNPSIHCRRPWFSSPCRAQSCGVAVLVVVPKSVSIVVVIGCKKTSLSPRRALSLSPFSLCPRPRPSSLTVKTIPSTDVY; this is translated from the exons GTTTAGCTCGGCATAAGATTCAAGAGACTCCAAAAGAAACAGAAGAGATAGTTCAAAATTTAATGCAAGACGAAGACCTGGTGCCAGCCGATAGTTCTGATGAG TTCAACCCCTCCATCCATTGCCGTCGACCCTGGTTTTCTTCTCCATGTCGTGCTCAGAGCTGTGGCGTTGCAGTACTCGTCGTCGTTCCCAAGTCAGTATCCATTGTCGTCGTCATCGGTTGCAAGAAGACGTCTCTGTCCCCGCGGCGAGCCTTGTCCTTGAGCCCCTTCTCTCTCTGTCCGAGGCCCCGTCCTTCTTCTCTCACcgtcaaaaccattccttccacTGATG TATATTAA
- the LOC112792496 gene encoding uncharacterized protein isoform X3, which translates to MHIEIDSIRNKVPQEIWLWVHNKHRHISFIPNTRRGEGLARHKIQETPKETEEIVQNLMQDEDLVPADSSDEFNPSIHCRRPWFSSPCRAQSCGVAVLVVVPKSVSIVVVIGCKKTSLSPRRALSLSPFSLCPRPRPSSLTVKTIPSTDVY; encoded by the exons AAATTGATTCAATTCGGAACAAAGTACCGCAAGAAATTTGGCTTTGGGTTCATAACAAGCACAGACATATTTCTTTCATACCAAATACTAGAAGAGGTGAAG GTTTAGCTCGGCATAAGATTCAAGAGACTCCAAAAGAAACAGAAGAGATAGTTCAAAATTTAATGCAAGACGAAGACCTGGTGCCAGCCGATAGTTCTGATGAG TTCAACCCCTCCATCCATTGCCGTCGACCCTGGTTTTCTTCTCCATGTCGTGCTCAGAGCTGTGGCGTTGCAGTACTCGTCGTCGTTCCCAAGTCAGTATCCATTGTCGTCGTCATCGGTTGCAAGAAGACGTCTCTGTCCCCGCGGCGAGCCTTGTCCTTGAGCCCCTTCTCTCTCTGTCCGAGGCCCCGTCCTTCTTCTCTCACcgtcaaaaccattccttccacTGATG TATATTAA